The following are from one region of the Corylus avellana chromosome ca1, CavTom2PMs-1.0 genome:
- the LOC132191224 gene encoding zinc finger BED domain-containing protein RICESLEEPER 2-like: MEITSQSMELEGIEVVIPTLGSVDSANDSTIRITKDDFELKNALLVGGKLFHVRCCAHITNLLVQSGLAEIRGIIDDVREGIKYIVASESRLNVFSEIAKRLHSSCKKLILDVPTHWNSTYMMLDTAIKFKKVFPRYHRVEQAFQWVVTPKQWEMVGNVNQVLSVFNDVTNVVSGSEYPTANLYLPEVWRMKEVLMIKCHDRNEYMRSMAIRMIDKFDKYWGDSNLLMSIAAVLDPRYKMKLINLCFPITYPLTEAGNRINDVLAVLKELFESYVSAHTACILQETTQVNVPSCSSSTAIVGDVVPKISEGRSRFADHIRSSDIIWPIKIDLDIYLEEDVYICGKNENGVYMETDFDAMTWWKCNALKYRILSRMAKDILAVPISTVASESSFSAGGRVIEPHRASLSHDIVQMLLCGSDWVRALHGIKRKSTVLYYTVAGNSLDHLSLLRLVYAIMLMLLWLLSVEISCDTLVYGFMLLLLLYVCGFVDSGLAWIVGGQDEE; encoded by the exons ATGGAGATTACGAGTCAGTCTATGGAATTGGAAGGTATTGAAGTTGTGATCCCTACACTTGGATCTGTTGACTCTG CTAATGATTCTACAATTAGAATTACAAAAGATGACTTTGAGTTGAAGAATGCTTTGCTGGTTGGGGGTAAGTTGTTTCATGTTAGGTGTTGTGCACACATTACAAACTTGTTGGTGCAATCTGGGCTTGCTGAAATTAGGGGTATTATAGATGATGTTAGGGAGGGTATAAAATATATTGTGGCTTCTGAAAGTAGGTTGAATGTCTTTAGTGAAATAGCAAAGAGATTGCATTCATCCTGTAAGAAGCTGATTTTAGATGTCCCCACACATTGGAACAGCACCTATATGATGTTGGACACTgcaattaagtttaaaaaaGTGTTCCCTAGGTACCATAGAGTTGAGCAAGCATTTCAGTGGGTTGTAACTCCAAAACAGTGGGAAATGGTAGGTAATGTGAATCAGGTTTTGTCAGTTTTCAATGATGTAACCAATGTTGTATCTGGTAGTGAGTACCCTACTGCAAATCTGTATTTACCTGAGGTTTGGAGGATGAAAGAAGTTTTGATGATCAAGTGTCATGATAGGAATGAGTACATGAGGTCAATGGCAATTAGGATGATTgacaaatttgataagtattggggtgaTAGCAATTTGTTGATGTCCATAGCTGCTGTCTTGGATCCTAGATACAAGATGAAGTTGATCAATTTATGTTTCCCTATCACCTATCCTTTGACCGAAGCTGGTAATCGCATTAACGATGTGTTGGCAGTTCTGAAAGAGTTATTTGAGTCATATGTTTCTGCCCATACGGCTTGTATATTGCAAGAAACTACCCAAGTAAATGTTCCTTCTTGTTCTTCCTCGACTGCAATTGTAGGAGATGTGGTGCCCAAAATTTCTGAAGGTCGATCAAGGTTTGCTGACCATATAAGAAGTAGTGACATCATCTGGCCCATTAAAATAGATTTGGATATTTATCTTGAAGAGGATGTCTACATTTGTGGTAAGAATGAGAATGGAGTATATATGGAAACAGATTTTGATGCTATGACATGGTGGAAATGCAATGCCTTGAAGTACCGTATCTTGTCTAGAATGGCAAAGGATATCTTGGCTGTTCCCATAAGTACAGTTGCTTCTGAATCCTCCTTCAGTGCTGGTGGTAGGGTTATTGAACCCCATAGAGCATCATTATCCCATGACATTGTTCAGATGCTCTTATGTGGTTCAGATTGGGTGAGAGCACTTCATGGCATAAAGAGAAAATCTACTG TGCTATATTATACTGTTGCTGGAAACTCTCTTGATCATTTAAGCCTGTTGAG ACTGGTTTATGCGATTATGCTTATGCTTCTGTGGTTGCTATCTGTTGAGATTAGTTGTGATACACTGGTTTATGGCTTTATGCTACTGCTTCTGCTATATGTTTGTGGCTT TGTGGACAGTGGACTGGCATGGATAGTTGGTGGCCAGGATGAAGAGTAG